A segment of the Sander lucioperca isolate FBNREF2018 chromosome 7, SLUC_FBN_1.2, whole genome shotgun sequence genome:
ttggtgacccctgctcttGATCATCTTTGAGACGTTTCTACACGTTGATCCGAGTCCACCTGTGGTACAtttaaacccttgtgttgtcttcccgtcaaccttgaaaaaaagctTTATGGCAAAATGGCTAGATGGAAGCCTCTCCTCAGTGAAAGACACATGGAAGCACCTAAAGGAATCTCAGGCTGTGAGAAACAAGACTTTCTAGTCTGATTAAACCAAGATTGAAGGGTTTGGCCTAAACGTGTCACGTCTGGAGGAAACCAAGCACTGCTCTTCGCTTGAGCAATACCATCCcaacagtgaagcatggtggtggcagcatcatgcTGTTGGGGTTGTCTTTCAGCGGCTGGCACTGGGGGACTGGTCAGGGTTGAGTGGACAGCTGAATGGAGCACATTTACAAAGACATCCTAAATGAAAACTTGGTCCAGAGTGCTTAGGCCGTCAGACTGGGCTGAAGGATTACTTTCCAGCAGGACAAGGACCCTTAGCACGCAGCCAAGACAACGCAAGAGTGGCTTACAGACATCACTGTGAATGTCTTTAAGTGACCCAGCCAGAGCCTGGACTTGAACCCAATCAAACATATCCAGAGAACTGAAAATGGCTGTCCACCAATGGTCCCCATCCTGCCCGACGAAGAGAGGATCTGCAGAGAATAACGCCAGAAATTTCCCAAATCCATCTTGTTGCGTCAAAGCCAAAAAGAGCCGAGGCAGTTGTCGCTGCCAAAGGTGCTTCAACTCAATAAGCTAATAAGAGTCAAAGGTCTGAATACTTATGTCAATGTGATATTtcagttttttccttttttaataaGTTTGCAAAAAATTCTAAAATCCTGTTTTAACAAAATGTAAAGTTAAGGGGGCTGAATACTTCCTGAATGCACTTTTTCAGCACCTTAAGTTGATATTAACTTTGTGAACAGCTGCTTATTCCCCATTCAGCAGTTGTCCACATCCCAGAGGCGCGGGGAGATATTTTCGGCAGGGGGTGCTGGGGTGCTGAAACTCACTCCCCTCCATGAAGTACAGCTGAGCTGACGGTGCGTACAAACTATATCCCAACATAGGGCCTACTGCAAACGACGCTGTATGTCCCCAAGCATGACATACAAAAGGTCGTGGAACAGAAACAACCAGAGATATTTATAAGCTcatcattttattgtcatcgcagTTTTAAAGCTTCGCCACCCGCGCCTATGCCACATCCCCTTGAAACTAATGATGTTGCTATATAATCAAAATGTGCACTGACACTGACGCCACTCATTACCCAGACCCAACACCCGAGAAGTTAAAAGAAACGTCCTGTTTTTACAACAAGGCTTTTACACCCAGCACACCCACTGGTCTCCTGTTTCATAACAGTTTAAGTATGCATTACACAATTCATGCAGAATACATTAAGACCATCTGCTCAGTCCTAGAACAGAAACACATTTAGCTCTATTCCCATGTTGATCTCAACTGTAAATCCATATAAATCGTGGAAGGGATAAGTCACTTTTAAACGTTTTTGAAGTGGGTTGACACGGTTTTGTTCTTGCCCAGTTGTAGCTCAATCACTTCCCATTTGAAAAGTAATAATACTTGTTTTGACCATAAATAAAGTAGagcattttgaacatgtttcagCCACAACGCTACAAATTGAGCATGTACATGAGTTCATATTTCACCatctggatttattttaagaaacacaaatgcaaacataCCTGAAAACTCCCattcattctcacacacacacacacacacacacacacaactcaacAAAGTGTAGGGCAGAGAGATTACTTGTCCTTCTCTTTctgctctttctctttcttgtcTTTCTCGGCTTTGGCCTCCTCTGCTTCGTGCTTCTTGATCAGCTCATCCACTTCCTTCACCTTCAGGACTTTGATGCAGGTCTTGCCGTTCTCGCGGGTCAGAGTGGCGATCTCCACTGAAACAAGACACAGACGCAGACGGTAAGGAGCCAGCTGctgaaaaactgagcttttattaGCTGCATCTCATGTCACTTATTTGATAGCTCATCAACTCCttcggtcctcggctgaaccggaagtgGTTCTGTCCttcctcggtgaaggccgtctcaaagctcttatttctgccccgaggagcgaTCATTGAGGAGCGATCATTGAGGAGCGATCATTGAGGAGGGATCATTGAGGAGGGATCAttgaggagctataggcgaggatacacgaCACTGCAACCTTCCCGGAAGCCgggcagctgaaggagttgctaactccgcccatacagccGACGTATTCATGTgagtgacgcttcagaggaaaggacgtctcatccctctaaaacacatttgcttgtttcctctctctttcgATGATTTCGAGGAAGGgcggcaagtggaggagtcgaggaggcaatttaagcgacATGAGAAGCACCTAAAGTATGGTTAAATATCGCAGAGGAAGATAATGTATTATGTACACCTGTGGTTTACATCGAAATTTCTACACTGATAATACATGAACGGCAAAATGAAAGAAGAAATTAAAAACCAATAACACCAACAGGCAGCTTAGATAAAATCAGGATATGCTTTCCGATTAGAAGAGACATTTTGGAACGAGGTTACCTGCAGAATGATCACCCAACATGCCACAAAACAGGTTGACCAGATAGTCAGCTATTTCACGGTCACATGTAGACTCGCCCATTGTTATGTATAGTCAAGGTAAACAAATAAAACCACATAGAAAACCCCTTTATTTTCAGGTCCTGCTGTTATTTGATGACTGCGCCCATGTCTCTCAAACTTTGTCCATTAAGAACACACTTTTTGGAGCGATACAGATAATGTCTAAAAGCCTCCAATATTGCCCCTATTTGTTTTTTCAGTAGTCACATTAATGTCTTGCAGCTGATTGGTTATCTTTTATTAATACTGAAACAGGACAtgagcattgtttttttttttgttgtttttttaaagtcccTCAGTGTCTCAATATTATCGGCGCACAGGTTTAattgacagacacacaaacttaCATGATGAAGAGCTGCATTCACTTATAACCTGGAAATGCGgtggtgtttgtgtttatttgtgctttagaacataaCCGCCGTGAAAATAGTTCTTATAtcctctgattcactgctttatTCAACTCCCTCGCTTCATTTATTCCCTAGCTCGCTCGACAACTGCTGTGCTCTCTCTCTGGCCGTTGAGCTGGAGAGGAGGGGCCGACTCTGAACTCTGTGTTTACAGTTAGGGATGCTTAATACATATTATGCCTTTCAATAGTCAATATCTGTACATCTAACTACTCAAATCTGCACCTTTCTCTGCAGACAGCTTGCTGACGTCCATGGTTTTATTGAGAACTTTAACGGCGAGAGCAAGGGCTGCGGAAAGTGTCATCTCTCCCTCCTTGAAGTCCTGCTTCAGCATGGAGACGGCCGCCTGGGAGTTAGCGAAGAAAAACAAGAGAGACAAAGTCTTTTGTCAATTGTGCATTTAAACCTCAGTTCATTCTCTTCTCTCAGACCATTACCGGCAGCCAGATCTCATATCTGCTCCTGAACGGCTCGCTGTGTGGAGCACAACGCTAACACTGTCAGGAACAGGTGTGTGTTTCCTCACTGGAGACACCCAAACTAAACACTCGGGGTACCGAATGCCTCTTGGACAGAAGTGTTCACACAATGCTCAGAGGAGGCTAGGTTACCCACAATGCTTTAGGAGCAGCCCTGTGGAGAGCCCCCATGAATCAGAACTTACACAATTACAGTAGCTGCCCCcaagagtcatcattaagtagGCCACAGCACGTCTGGTTTTTTTTTGAGAGTCCAGCCCTTTTCATGGCCAAAACTATGTGCAGCTGTGCCCTCCAGAGTCACTGTGTGGAATAGCAGCTAAATTCATCTCAATTTTGTGTGAAGACATCTGCACAGTAGGGCTAGGTATCTGTATACCGGTACTGATACCGttacttcgataccggttcctgaacgatacatttttcgataccaattttataaaatccattttaacaaaaaagaaattacaacattacggcacaaatcattttatttatttttcagctcctactatgtGACCCGTCTCTATGCGTAACATAGTTTTTCCTGCATACCTTAACAACGTGCaatagacagccaatcagcagcattattgGATCTTGGtcgaagcatgctgcatgcttattggctcactgacgctgacgAGATTTATTCCTTAGGTATTggaatttggtattgaatgacaaatgcatttttcgatactcgatactatagaagcaatttggtcggtgcctaaaaagtatcgaattgggtacccagccctactgcacAGTGTTCAAATCCAAATATTCAGATTCCACACATATTGGTTTCCTTTATAATTCCACCCATTTTAAATGATGTAATACTCCTGTGAGACTTACAGCACTGTTGTTTCCGATGCAGGTGGCCTTCCAGCCTCCGTAGTTTCCACTGGGGTCACTCTGGTAGAGCTGGAAGCCGTAGTGTTTGTCCCAGCCCATGTAGAGCAGCGAGACTCCAAAGGGACGCTTTCCTGtgagaacacacatacagtggcTTCATAACACTCagaatgtttacatgcacaccaatattccactattattccgaatatgacaatattcaaaatttgatacaggtcatgtaaacagcatattccgattggatattcagaataaggcctttttccgaatatagcattttccgattaagacataTTAAGGATATTCCGgaattattcaggttttagaggcattctttggacatgtatacagcacattcggaatatgcgtctcaatcagggtttttaccgcagtttaagcccagtttacggcctcttacCTGTTtgcggcttatggtcagctctgtgcgttgctatggttgctgtaaacaaaccaaccagccaacagtttgcagggtTGCAGACCCGATTAAGAAGTTGAAACACAgcaacttttaaacattatcaaagacttggatatcagcaggtttttggatatgtgcacacatcgctacgccgatcttttcaagaagctggttgagggaatgaaagagggacgctgtgttcgcacggtccaacaagtccgacGCTGCTGGtaaactctgaaaaaaatcctgttttgcatgactacatgtaaacgggaatattagtggaatacttactttcattagccatgtaaacagcttagtcggaatatcatCTTTTTCGGAAcaagggcaaaaaccggaatattatgtgcatgtaaacgtagtcactgaTTCTGGTGAAGTGTCTGTGGTGTTCCAAACTTTGATTTTTAGaaacaaaatacttttcaaCCGTAGTTAATTTATTTTAGTAGTTATTTTAATATGACAATACTTAAATTACATTAGTCCGAGTCCCAGTGGTTTATTTCAGATGTAGCGAAGAGTACTCCACAATTATTTATGTACAATCAAattgattttaattattttgttttttgactTTACAGCACTAACATGTCTGTTAATTCAGAACTCTTATTTGAGTAAAGATTGTTGTTAAGATGCAAAGAGAAAAGTAGAGAAGAACAATCTTCTCAAATCAAACTAATGATTTATAATCTTGTTCACAATATGCAGCAAAACTGTTTATCACGGCCAGCAGCTCAAGACTCCTACAGTTCTCcaaataaatgtacattttacgTCAGACCAAAAGTACAGAAAGTAGCATCCAGGATAAGTTAATGTAGCTAACTGGATAGGGTTATACTTCCGGGGCAACTTTCCAGCTAAGCATATTTATGTGCACACacctgtttgtttacatgtgtgaGGCTTTAGGTTGCTGATGGCCAATGATTTACGAGTTGAAGACCAACGGGGAAAAATAAAAGTTGGCCAAATactcaaactgaaaaaaattcaaaaaggcATAATTTGGCCTAGATctttaaaattatatttaaagctCTAATCACGATGTAGACTCTGCATGTAGAGGAAACAACCGTCTCCTGCTATGACAGAACTGTGTGGTGTCGTGTTGTACCTCCAAACTGGGTGTAGGCCTGTTTGATGTCACACAAAGCTGTGACCAACTGCTCGCAGGGGATTGGCTCCTGGTACTGCAGCAGGTACCTGCAACAACAAATTAGCACATCGTTTTTTGTATTTGGTCCCACGAGAGGCATTTGGCTGCAGCAGAAATTAGGAAGATCGAATTCCTGACTGCCGAGCTTCGGTGTCGGAGCTTACCTCTGAGCTATAAGCCTCAGCTCATTGGTCAGTACGTTGGCATCTGATGTGATTCCTGCAACGCTGCACGCCATGTCTCTGCAAGGAAATGGGAAGATGTTGGATCACTGCAAAAATAGCAATTTAGTCCCTGTGTAAATTTGATAATCTAATCTATGTTTATGCCAATCACTGACTAATGCAAGCTGTTAAGAAATAGGCCCCTGCCTAAAATGTAGGTTGATGAAAATCAGTATTGCGGCTGTAAGtagtccaacaaagtgctgccgcgagggactaaacactgagatatgcataaacacactgcgctcgagattgtattgcaatgatttattcctctacgtgtaaaatacaattagcactgcagttaccaaatgtaaagttattttgtgAGTTGAAATAAGTGCATTAGTGCGGCGGTCAACAAaaagtgttcgctcccaggctcaccccctctctgtcaaagcccaaaaaacccaggtgaacaggtgaagcaaacaaatagGTTATCACTTCAGCTCAAACCGCGATAAAAacgcccaccacctacaatataagtgcacaatataataatcaataaataatataaatgagaccatgAACAACATACAATTTGTGGCTCCTAGTAGTCAGGAATGACTTTATACCCTTTAAAGTTGTAGATCTGTAAACTAACTAAACATTTGCACACTGCCAACCAATACcattaaaaatgacaataaGGCTGAAGCAGAAGTAACTCACTCGTTCAGCTTGTAGATTTTCTCAGAGAAAAACACTTCATCCAGCAGCTTGTGAATGTTCCTCCTCTCAGCAGCCAGCAGCACTCCGTCATTGGCTAAAATTCCCAGACAGGTGCCGGCATGGCCGATGGCTTCCATGGCATACTCCACCTGATACAGACGCCCTGCAAATGACACACAGCGCTGTCAGGATGAGGACGCAAGTACAGAGCACTAAAAGGCAAGGCATTAAAAACGAAGATGCATGCTCCTGGTTTTTACAAGAGTTACAAAAGTTACGTTATATGGttgaaaaaatcttaaaaaagaggttgaactaaaataaaataaaaaactaattaaagAAACTCTGAGGGTTCACGCAGTGAACTTGCAGCCTCATCAGTTACATTATTTAAGAGCTCTTACCCTCCGGTGAGAAGATAGTAGTTCTTGAATCATATCGACGGGactaaaaggaaacaaaacacAAGCTAATTGGAACTTGCTTCAAACTTCAGCAATACAGACCACAGAGCTACAAGTAATGAAGACAATTTTGTTGGGGCTACTCCAAAGACAATAAGTAAGATTTCTCTTATAAATATATCTTACACCTTGACTAAAAAGGGAAATGTGTACTTAGGGCATACAGTTCTGTTTCAGCTTATTCTTGTGGCTGTAAATGAAGCAACTGCATGTCACAGTACTGAGTCTGCACTGTTGAGAGTACATAATGATATTGCCTTGTCTGTAGATGCCGGGAATCCTGCTGTTTTAGTGCTCTTGGACCTCACAGCGGCTTTTGACACTGTGGACcatgcagtcctcctctctcgccttgAGCATTGTGTAGGCATCAGAGGCTCGGCACTTGAATGGTTTAGCTCCTATTTGGCTAATAGGAGCTTTTCTATCATGATTGGTGACCTCTTctcgtcagctgctcctctctcttgtggggttccccagggctcaattcttggccccattctgttttctttatatatgctgcctttaggggctattataggaaagcataacctgtcatttcattgttacgcagatgatttgcaaatctatttgcctatgaaagcaaatgacagtgtcgtactaaactccctgcttagttgTATCACTGATATTAAACTGTGGCTTTCagaaaactttcttaatttgaatgaagataaaacggagtgtattattttcagtacttcaggcacgcaaaatggtccagctttgagtttgggagctctagcatcttacactaggtcagctgtcaaaaactTGGGGGTTActttgattgcagcatgaaatttgacaagcagatcagtaatgttgttagaatgagctttttccagcttcgtctcctggctaaagttaagcctttcctcaacaacaggcacgatctagaaaaggctATTCATGTCTTTATTAGTTctaggttggattattgtaatgctctttacgttggtctgaatcagacctccatctcacgtcttcaacttgtgcaaaatgctgctgctcgctttttaacaaacacatctagacgtgcacatatcactcctgttctctacaccctacattggctccctgtgcattttagaatcgattttaagattttattgtttgctttcaaggccttaaatggtctggccccggagtatttgtccgaaattttaactttgcgg
Coding sequences within it:
- the psma4 gene encoding proteasome subunit alpha type-4 gives rise to the protein MSRRYDSRTTIFSPEGRLYQVEYAMEAIGHAGTCLGILANDGVLLAAERRNIHKLLDEVFFSEKIYKLNEDMACSVAGITSDANVLTNELRLIAQRYLLQYQEPIPCEQLVTALCDIKQAYTQFGGKRPFGVSLLYMGWDKHYGFQLYQSDPSGNYGGWKATCIGNNSAAAVSMLKQDFKEGEMTLSAALALAVKVLNKTMDVSKLSAEKVEIATLTRENGKTCIKVLKVKEVDELIKKHEAEEAKAEKDKKEKEQKEKDK